The following is a genomic window from Amycolatopsis acidiphila.
CAGGAGGTCGGGCCGGAGGTCGTGCGGGTCGTCGACTCGCGGGGGACTGCGATGGGCCTGGGTTTCGCGGCCCTGCATGCCGCTGCGGCGGCCTCCGCCGGGGCGAATCCCGAGGAGGTCGAGAAGGCCGCGATGTCGGCGGTCCGGGCCTCGAAGACCGTGTTCGTGGTGGAGACGCTGGAGTACCTGCGCCGGGGCGGGCGCATCGGTGCCGCGGCGGCGTTGCTCGGGACCGCGCTGGCGGTGAAGCCGCTGCTGCACATCGACGACGGGCGCATCCAGCCGCTGGAGAAGGTCCGGACCATGAACCGGGCGATGGCGCGGCTGGTGGACCTGGCGGAGCAGGTCGCCGGGGACGAGCCGGTGGAGGTGGCCGTGCACCACCTGGCGTCGGCCGAGCGGGCCGCGGAGCTGGCGAACCGCCTGGAGGAGCGGCTGTCCATTCCGGATGGCTGCCTGGTGTCGGAGCTCGGCGCGGTCATCGGCGCGCATACGGGGCCTGGGGTGATCGGTGTGGTGGTGCAGCGGGATCCGGCGGGTCTCCGCTGAGGTCGGGCAACCGACTCGTTGCCGCTCTGCCCCGGCCCATTCCGGCTTCGTGAGCGCTGCTGCGGCTCGCCTACTCCCGACCCTGCCTCGAGTTGTCCACAGAACCCCAGTTGTCCACACCCGGCCCAACTCCCGCTTTCCCGCCCGAGCCCACCCCTCGTAGCGTCGATCGCGTGTTCGAACAAACATTCCCCCAAGCACCGGAGTCCCAGGCTCGCAACCGCCTCCGCCAGCTCGCCGACCAGGCGCTCGCCGTCGAACGTGAACCGCCGCTCGTGGGCAGGCTCGTCGAACGCTGGGTGCCGCCCGCCCTGACCCGGAGTCCAGCCCGCCGCCGGTTGACGGCTCTCATCGCGGTACTCGCCGCGGTGGTGGTCCTTGTCGGCGGTTCCGTCCTCCTGCTCGGCGGCAGCCCGCCGGCCGAACAGGCGCCCCTGCTGCCCGCCGCGCGTGACAGCCCACCGACTGCCGCCGCGTCCCCGTCGAAAGCCGCCGAAAGCTCCCTCGTGGTCAGCGTCGTCGGGAAAGTCCGCTCGCCCGGTCTCGTGACGGTGCCGAGCGGGGCCCGTGTCGCCGATGCGTTGAGCGCGGCCGGCGGGGCCCTCGACGGCACCGACATCACCGCGCTCAACCTGGCCAGGAAACTCACCGACGGCGAGCAGTTGAACGTCGGCGTCGCCGCGCCCCCGCCGACGGCGCCGCAGCAAGCCGACGCATCCGCAGCCCCCGGAAAGCTCAACCTGAACACCGCGTCGGCCGAGCAACTCGATTCACTTCCAGGAGTCGGCGAAGTCACCGCGAAGCGGATCATCGATTGGCGGACCCAGCACGGCTCGTTCAGTTCGGTCGATCAACTCCAAGAGGTCGACGGCATCGGTGCCACGAAGTTCTCGCGCCTGCGTGACCAGGTGACGGTCTGATGCCCGCCGAAGCCAGAATTCCTACCTGGCACGACTTCCGGCTGGTCCCTTCGGCGCTGGTCCTCTGGCTGGGCGTACTGACCGGGTTGCTCTGGAGCTGGTGGGCCGCACTGGCAGGTGGCGTGGCCGCGGTCGCGGTGGCTTCACTCCTGTTGTGGCGATGGCGGGCAACGCGCCCCAGGTGGTTCGCCGGCGCGGGTGCGTTGTTGCTGGCTGGGCTGCTTCTTGCCGGCCCACTGGCCGTACGCCTCCACCAGGCGCAGCACGATCCGCTGTCCGCGCTGGGCGTACACGGAGCGACAGCCACGCTGCGTGTCACGGTGAACGAGCGACCGAAGCCGATCGAGTCCGCCGGCTACGCCGGTCAACAAGCGGGTGCGCGGTCGGTGGTCATCACGGCGACAACCCAGCAAGCCGAGGCGGCGGGCAGGCCCGTCGGCACGAGGGGACGGGTGGTGCTGCTCGCCCCGTTCCAATCCTGGTCGAGCCTGCTGCCCGGCCAGGACGTGACGGCCAAAGGCTCACTCGCTCTCCCCCGCGACGCGGACCTGACCGTAGCGGTGGTGTACGTGCGGGGGCCGCCGGTGGCGGCCAGTGGGGCGCCCTGGTGGCAACGAGCGGCCGAGTCCACGCGGGCGGCTCTTCGCCAGGCCTGCTCTGTCCTGTCCGAGGACGCGGCGGGGCTCCTCCCGGGGTTGGTCGTCGGCGATACCAGCGGGGTATCGCCGCAGGTCCAGCGCGAGTTCAAGGATGCCGGGCTCTCCCACCTGATGGCGGTCAGCGGGAGCAATCTGGCAGTCGTGGCCGGGGCTGTTCTGTTGCTCCTCCGGGTATTGCGCGTTGGGCCGCGACTATCCGCGGTAGTGGCCGGGTTGGCGCTCGTCGGCTTCGTGATCCTCACCGGTGGCGAGCCGAGCGTGCTCCGTGCCGGAGTGATGGGCGCGATCGGTCTCCTGGCGCTGGCACTGGGACGGCAACGATCGGTACTGCCGGCGTTGGCGGCCGCGGTATGCGTCCTGGTGGTCTACGACCCGGCGATGGCCGTGAGCTTCGGCTTCGCGTTGTCGGTCCTCGCTACCGCCGGGCTCGTGCTGCTGGCGCCGCGCTGGGCCGCCGCGATGACTAGGCACGGCGTGCCGCCCGGACTTGCCGAAGGGCTCGCCATCCCGCTCGCCGCCTTCCTGGTCACCGCGCCGGTGATCGCCGGGATGGCCGGGCAGATCAGCGTCGTCTCGATCGCGGCGAACATCCTGGCCGCCCCGGTGGTCGCCCCGGCCACGGTCCTGGGCGTGGTGACAGCCGTGCTGGCCCTGTTCTGGCCGGCCGCGGCCAAGCTGCCCGCGCTCGCGGCAGGTCCCGAGGCGCACTGGCTCCTCCTGGTCGCCCACCACGCATCCCGGGTACCCGGTGCGGTTCTGCCTTGGCCCGGCGGCTGGTGGGGCGGGCTTTTGGCTCTCGTCGCGGTGGCCGTGCTGGTGGTGGTCCTGCGGCGGCCGCGTCTGCGGGTCGGGTTGGCGCTCGCACTGGTGTGCGTGCTGCTGGTTGTGGTGCCGGTCCAGGTGATCGCACCGGGTTGGCCACCGGCGGGATGGGCGATGGTGGCTTGCGACGTCGGTCAAGGGGACGCGGAGGTCCTCTCGACGGCCGAACCCGGGCGCGCGATCGTCGTCGACACCGGTCCCGAGCCAGGCCCGGTCGACGAGTGCCTCGGGCGGCTGGGTGTCGACCGGGTGCCGCTGGTGGTGCTGAGCCACCTGCACGCCGACCACATCAGTGGCCTGGACTCGGTGTTCGACGGCCGCTCGGTCGGCGCGGTGGCGGTCGGACCTGGCCGGATGCCGGCGTGGGCTTGGCGGCAGGTGGCTCAGATCGCGGCACGGCACGGCGTGCCGTTGCTGGAACTGGAACTCGGCCAGCGGCTGGACTGGCCCGGACTGTCTCTGGAGGTGATCGGACCGCTTTACGTTGGTTCCCAGCAAGACGACGACGCGGACGGAACGAATATCAACAACACGTCGATCGTGCTGCGAGCGTTGACATCCGTTGGACGCGTTCTGCTCACCGGCGATGTCGAGCTATTGGCGCAAGCCGACTTGCTCGACAGCGGCGCGGATCTCCACGCGGAGGTGCTGAAGGTTCCTCATCACGGAAGCAGGTTCTCCAATCCACGCTTCCTCGCCGCCGTCGCTCCCCGGCTCGCACTCATCAGTGTCGGCGCGGGCAACAGCTACGGCCATCCCAGCAAATCCACTGTGGACTCGCTGGTGGCCGACGGCGCGCTGGTCACCCGCACCGACACCGACGGCGACACGGCGGTGATCGCCGACAGCGGAGAACCGGCGGTGGTGCGAAGGGGAAAGTGAACTCAGCTCTCGAGAGCGCGGCGCACGGCGTCCACCGAGGGCGGAACTGTGGCCTTCGGTCCGACCTGGCCTTCGATCGCGTCGAGAGTCTTCAGCCCGTCACCGGTGATGAGCAGGACGGTCTCGGCGTCGGGGTCGAGTTTGCCGGTCTCGATGAGCTTCTTCGCCGTCGCGACGGTGACGCCGCCGGCGGTCTCGGTGAAGATGCCTTCGGTGCGGGCCAGCAGCCGGATCCCCTCGACGACCTCCTCGTCGGAGACGTCCTCGATCGCACCGCCGGTGCGGTTGACGGTGTCGAGCACGTAGGGGCCGTCCGCCGGGTTCCCGATGGCCAGCGAGCGGGCGATGGTGTCCGGCTTGACCGGCTGGACGACGTCGTGCCCGTTGCGGAAGGCGGTCGAGACGGGGGAGCAGCCGGTGGCCTGCGCGCCGAAGACCTTGTACGGGGTCTCTTCGACGAGGCCGAGCTTGCCGAACTCGCGGAAACCCTTGTCCACCTTGGTCAGCTGCGAACCGGAGGCGATCGGCACGACGATCTGCTCCGGCAGCCGCCAGCCCAGCTGCTCGGCGACCTCGAAAGCGAGCGTCTTCGAGCCCTCCGAGTAGTACGGCCGGACGTTGACGTTCACGAACGCCCACGTCTCGTGCTCGGCGGCGAGCTGGGTCGCGAGGCGGTTGACGTCGTCGTAGTTGCCGTCGACGGCGATCAGGTTGCCGTCGTAGACCGCGGTGGTGAGGATCTTGGCGCGTTCGAGAGAGGAGGGGATGAGCACGACGGACTGCCAGCCCGCGCGGGCCGCTGCGGCCGCGACGGCGTTGGCCAGGTTGCCTGTCGACGGGCAGGCGAGGGTGTCAAAGCCGAACTCGCGGGCCGCGGCGAGCGCGACGGCGACCACGCGGTCCTTGAACGAGTGGGTCGGGTTACCGGTGTCGTCCTTGACCCAGACCCGCTTCAGGCCCAGGGCCTTCGCGAGGCGATCGGCACGCACCAGCCTCGTACAGCCCGGCTCGGTATTGGGGATCTCCTCGACGTTCGAGGGCACCGGCAGGAGCTTCTTGTACCGCCAGATGTTGCGCGGACCGGCCTCGATGTCCTCGCGGCGGACGCGGCCGAAGTCGTACGCGACCTCGAGCGGCGAGAAGTCCTCGGCGGACACGAACTCGGGAGCCAGCGGCTGGCGGTGGCCCTCTTCCTTGGAGACCAGCTCCACGGCCGGGCCCAGGTCCAGGGTGCGCTTGGTCGAGGTCGAGCTGAGGGCTGCAGTCATCGCGAGGTCCTTTCCTCATCTGCCCCGCTGGCGCGGGCCGGAATTGGCACCGTGATCGTCAGCTACCTCGCGGAATCGAGATGACAGGCTGACGCCGGTTGCCGGGGCTTCATCGGGCCGTTCCCTCTGCCCCTCTGGATGAGCGGTATTCAATTTTCGGCGTGCCCGAGGGCAACGCAGCTGCAACAAACATACGACACGGGTCGCGATCGACGCCATGCCCCTGCGGACTTCGTCACCGTGGCAGGATCGTGGGGTGACCGCGCCAGCCACCACCACGTCGTCGCTGCACCTCGTCCTCGGCGAGGAAGAACTGCTTGTCGAGCGGGCCGTTCGCGCTGCGCTGGACTCGGCACGACTGGTAGACCCGGCCGCCGACATGACCCGGGTTCGCGTGTCCGAACTCACCGCTCCCGCGCTCGCCGAGCTCGTCAGCCCGTCGCTGTTCAGCGAAGGGCGGGTCATCGTGCTCGACGCCGCGCAGGACATCTCGCAGGAGCTGGCCGACGCGGTGCTGTCCTACCTCAAGTCGCCCGCGGACGGGGTCGTGCTCGTCGTCGTGCACACCGGCGGCGGCCGAAGCAAGGCGGCGAAGGCATTGCCCGCCGCGTTGCGCAAGGCCGGTGCACAGATAGCCGACTGCCCGAAGATCACCAAGCCCGCCGAGCGGGAATCGTTCGTACGCAACGAAATCCGGCAAGCGGGAGGGCGCATCGACGCGAGCGCGGTCGCTGCCCTCATCGACGCGGTCGGCTCGAACCTCCGGGAACTCGCGTCTGCCGCGGCCCAGCTCGTCGCCGACTCCGGTGGCAAGGTCGACGAGGAAGCAGTACGGCGGTACCACCGAGGGCGCGCCGACGTGACGGGCTTCGCGGTGGCGGAGAACGCCGTCGCCGGTGACCGTTCCGCGGCGCTCGAGTCGATGCGCTGGGCTGAGCAGATCGGCGTCCCGCACGTCCTGGTGGCCGACGCCCTCGCCGACGCGGTCCGGACCATCGCGCGGGTGTCCGCCGCGGGGCGTGGCAACCCGAACCAGATGGCCGGTGAGCTGGGGATGCCGCCGTGGAAGATCCGCAAGGCGCAGGGGCAGGCCCGAGGCTGGGGCGCGGCAGGCCTGAACAAGGCGATGGCGATCGTGGCTCGGGTGAACGCCGAGGTCAAAGGTGCCGCGGCCGATCCGTCCTACGCGCTCGAACGAGCGATCCTCGACCTTGCGGACGCCCGCGACTTGCGCTGATCGGGGCGTTCGTGACCTGCGCCGACCCCGGCGCCCGTGAGCTGCGTTGACCCGGATGGCTGGCGACTTGTGCTGACCTCTGCGCCCGCGACCGGGGTCGATCCGGACGGCTGAGGACCTGCATTGACCCTGGCGTCCGCGACCGGCGCTGACCGGTTGCCTGGCGACCTGCGTCTGACCCCGGCGTCCGCGACCGGCGTTGACCCGGACGTTCGTGACTTGCGTTGACCCGGGCGCTCGTGGTCGGCGTTGGTCCGGACGGCTGACGACTGCGCTGATCCCGGCGCCCGCGACCGGCACTGACCCGGACGCTCCGACTCAGGCGGGCGTGAACCGGGCCGGTCGAGCGGCGTGATTTGCGCTGATGCGGGCAGGGGTAGCCCGACGGGCCCAGTTCGAGTCGTGCTCGTCATTGGCATGTCGACCAGGAGAAACGCAGGAGGCCCGCCGCAGTGTGACGGGCCTCCTGAAAAGCGCGGAACGAGTCAGCTCAGAGCTGGTTGGCGCGCTTCGCCATGGCGGACTTCTTGTTGGCGGCCTGGTTCGGGTGGAGGACACCCTTGCTGGCGGCCTTGTCCAGCTTCCTGGCGGCGGCCTGCTGCAGCTCGAGCGCCTTGTCCTTGTCGCCGGCCTCGGCGGCCTCGCGGAACTTGCGGATCGCGGTCTTGACCGAGGACTTGATCGACTGGTTGCGCTGGCGCGCCTTCTCGTTGGTGGCGATGCGCTTGATCTGGGACTTGATGTTGGCCACGCGGGCGCTCCTTGATCGTTTCGGCGTATTCGCTGCCGCGTCTCAGTGGCCCCGGCGGACCGGGCTTCCTCCTTGGCGGAATGCCACACGGCAACGACCAATAACGTTACCAGCCGGTGTCGCCGGTCCAGCCCGTAGGTCGAAGCAGCGCGAGACGGGATGCCACTGCGATTCGGCGGCCGTGCGCCGCCATCCAGCAGCGCACGCGGGGAGGGTCGGCTGACGGGGGGTGCTGACGGGCGGAGGGCGAGTGACGGGGGTCGCGATGGCGGGGGCGGTGGCTCATGGGGGTTGGGCGTGAGATATCCAGGGTCTGGACCTTCGGCGCTCGGCAGAAGGGAAAAGGCCCGCTGTGAACGGTACGGCCCTGTCGCTCGTCCTGGTGGCTGCGTTCGTCCATGCGGGGTGGAACCTCGCCGCCAAGCGGGTGGCCGGTGGGGGTGCCCGGTTCGTTTTCCTGTACTACACGGTGGGTGCCGCCGTGTGCGTGCCGGTGGCTGTCGTGACGTTGTTCCTCGAGCCGCAGCGTCCGCAATGGACCTGGCTGCTCGCCGCCGTGCTGACCGCCGTCTTCCACGTCCTGTACGGCGTCATCCTGCAACGTGGGTACGCCGTCGGTGACCTGTCCGTGGTGTACCCGCTCGCCCGGGGTAGTGGCCCGCTGTTGTCGGTCTTCGCGGCTGTCTTGTTCTTTGGAGAGCGGCCGGGTGCCCTGGGTTTGGTCGGGGCGGTTCTGGTCGTCGCCGGGGTGCTGCTGATCGGCACCGGCTCCAGTGCGCGGCGCGCCGGCACCCGCGCCGGTGCCGACACCACCGGCTCCGACGCCGGGCGCCCCGAGGCCGATACCGACACTGGCACCAGCGCCGGGACCGGGCTCCTCGACGGCGGCACCAGGCATACCAGCGCCGATACCACGCTCCCGGCTACCGGCAGCGCCCACAGTGGGCTCCCCGATACCGGGTTCGCCGACACCGGCACGGGGCTGGCCAACACCGGTGCCGCTCAAGCCAGCGCCGATACCGACACCAGCGCCGATACCGACACCAGCGCCGATACCGACACCGGCACGGGGCTGGCCAACACCGGTGCCGGTCAAGCCAGCGCCAACGCCAACACCGGTGCCGGCCATGCCACCGCCGACACCACCACCAGTTCGGCCGCCCGGCGGAGGCGGCGGGCCGGGATCGGCTACGGGCTGCTCACCGGCGTCACCATCGCCGCCTACACGCTTTGGGACGATCACTCCGTCAACGCGCTCGCGGTCCCGCCGTTGGTGTACTTCAGCACCGGCACCCTGCTCGAGAGCGTCCTGCTCGCGCCTGTCGCGCTGCGGCAGGGCGGGACAAGGACCCTGTGGCGCGCGCACCGGCGGGAAGCGGTCGTCGTGGGGCTGCTCTCGCCGGTGGCCTATGTGCTCGTCCTCTACGCGATGCGCATGGCGCCGGTCAGTCTCGTCGCCCCCGCCCGGGAGGTCAGCATCGTGCTCGGCGGGTTCGCTGCGTGGCTCGTGCTGGGCGAGGCCAATCCGGTCCGGCGGCTGGTCGGGTCGCTCGTTGTGCTCGCCGGAATTGCCGCGATTGCCGCTTCCTGACAACTACGATAGGGAGTAGCCATGCAGGTGTTGACCAGCCGAATCCTCCTTCGCCCCACCGACCCGGAGAGGTCGACCGCGTTCTACCGCGACGTGCTCGGGCTCGCGATCTACCGGACCTTCCCCGGCGGCACGGTGTTCTTCCTCGGCCAGGGGCTGCTCGAAGTCTCCGGCCGGGCCGACGCCGCCCCCGCGCCGAACGTGGCCGTGTGGCTGCAGGTGCGCGACCTGGCCGCCGCCGTCGCCGAGCTCGCCGGGCACGGCGTCACCCCCGACCGCGAGCCGCGGCTGGAGCCGTGGGGGCTGCGCGAGGCCTGGATCTCCGACCCCGACGGCCTGCGCATCGTGCTCGTCGAGGTCCCGGAGGACCATCCGATCCGCACCGACGTCCGGGCGCCGTGACCTGCTGCGCGGCGTGGCCTGGTGGGCGGCCTTCGTACTCACCCTGCTGGCCTCCGCCACCGTCTCGCGCCTGACCTACGGGCCGGTCGGCCTGCACGGGTTCGGCGTCACCCGACGCGGCGTGGGCCGCACCGCCGTCTACGACGGGGAACAGGCCGACGCGGACGACAACTACGGCGCCGAGGAGGACCTCACGAAGGACTGACGGCGCGCAGTTCGGCCGCTGTCGTGCCGGGGCCGGGCGGGTTCCAGGTCCAGGTCTGCAGGTCGGTGAACCCGGCGGCGGCGACCTCGGCGGCGAGCTCGTGCCGTGGCACCGGCAGCGACTTCTCGTGTGTGGACAGCACAAGGCGGCCGCCGGGCCGGAGTACTCGCCGCAGCTCCGCGAAGCCGGCCGCGCGGTCGTCCCAGAGCTGGACGTTGTTGACGCTCAGCACGACGTCGACCGACTCGTCCGGCTGCCCGGTCCGGTCGGCTGTGCCGCCCCGCAGCTCGGCGCTCGGGCACCGGGCCGCGCACAGCGCGAGCATCTCCTCGGAGGGATCGACCCCGATGACCCTCCCGGCCTGCTGGGAGGCCGCCATCAGGCCCACGCCGGGACCGGGACCGACGACGAGGACGGTCTCGCCGGACGTGAGTATCGCCACGTCCACGACATGGCGTTCGGTGCCGGCGTTGCCGCACGCCATCACGGCGCCGCCGATCCTGCCCAGCAGGCCACGGGGACGACCGAACGTCCGGTCCAGCACGTGCGCGAGGAAACCCGGCGCTCGCGGCCGGGCCGAGGGGGAGGCAGGTGCGGTGCTCATACCTCCAGGTCAGCACTCGCACCGTGCGGCGGCATCGGGGATGACCCCCAAATCCCCCTGCACCGGGCATGGGAGACTGGAAGGGCACCCACAACCGAGCCGAGGAAATCAGTGACCTTCGCCGATACCACGTTCACGCCACCGGAGCTCATCCGGAACTTCTGCATCATCGCGCACATCGACCACGGCAAGTCCACCCTGGCCGACCGGATGCTGCAGCTCACCGGCGTGGTCGAGGGACGCGCCATGCGCGCGCAGTACCTCGACCGGATGGACATCGAGCGCGAGCGCGGCATCACGATCAAGGCCCAGAACGTCCGCCTGCCCTGGCAGGTCGACGGCCAGGACCACGTGCTGCACCTGATCGACACCCCCGGCCACGTCGACTTCACCTACGAGGTCTCCCGCGCCCTCGAAGCGTGTGAGGGCGCGATCCTGCTGGTCGACGCCGCACAGGGCATCGAGGCGCAGACGCTGGCGAACCTCTACCTCGCGCTCGACAAGGACCTCCACATCATCCCGGTCCTCAACAAGATCGACCTACCCGCGGCCGACCCGGACAAGTACGCCGCCGAGCTCGCGCACATCATCGGCTGCGACCCGGGAGACGTGCTGCGCGTGTCGGCCAAGACCGGCCAGGGTGTCAAGGAACTGCTCGACGAAGCGGTGCGCCAGGTGCCGCCGCCGCGGGGCGACGCGGACGCGCCGGCCCGGGCGATGATCTTCGACTCGGTCTACGACACCTACCGCGGCGTGGTGACCTACATCCGTGTCGTGGACGGAAAGATCACGCCGCGCGAGCGGATCCGGATGATGTCCACCGGCGCCACGCACGAGCTGCTCGAGGTCGGCATCATCTCGCCGGAACCCAAGCCCAGCAAGGGACTCGGCGTCGGCGAGGTGGGTTACCTGATCACCGGCGTGAAGGACGTCCGCCAGTCCCGGGTCGGCGACACCGTGACCAGTGAGAAGCACGGCGCGCAGGTCCCTTTGACGGGATACCGCGAGCCGAAGCCGATGGTCTACTCCGGGCTGTACCCGGTGGACGGGTCGGACTACCCCGAGCTGCGCGAGGCGCTGGACAAGCTGCAGCTCAACGACGCGGCGCTGACCTTCGAGCCGGAGACCTCGGTCGCGCTGGGCTTCGGGTTCCGCTGCGGCTTCCTCGGGCTGCTGCACCTGGAGATCACCCGGGACAGGCTCGAGCGCGAGTTCGGGCTCGACCTGATCTCGACCGCGCCGAACGTGGTGTACCGCGTGGTGCTCGAGGACGGCAGCGAGCACGTCGTGACCAACCCGTCGGACTGGCCCACCGGCTTCAAGATCGCCGAGGTGTACGAGCCGCTGTCGAAGGTCACGGTGATCGCCCCGTCGGAGTTCATCGGCGCGATCATGGAGCTGTGCCAGAGCAAGCGCGGTCAGCTGCTGGGCATGGACTACCTGTCCGAGGATCGGGTCGAGCTGCGCTACCACCTGCCGCTGGCCGAGATCATCTTCGACTTCTTCGACTCGCTGAAGTCCCGCACCCGCGGTTATGCCTCGCTGGACTACGAAGAGGCCGGCGAGCAGCGCGCGGACCTGGTCAAGGTCGACATCCTGCTGCAGGGCGAGCCGGTGGACGCCTTCTCCGCGATCGTGCACAAGGACGCGGCCTTCGGCTACGGCAACAAGATGGCGACGCGGCTGCGGGAGCTGATCCCGCGGCAGCAGTTCGAGGTGCCGATCCAGGCGGCGATCGGGTCGCGCATCATCGCCCGCGAGACGATCCGCGCGATCCGCAAGGACGTGCTCGCCAAGTGCTACGGCGGTGACATCTCGCGCAAGCGCAAGCTGCTGGAGAAGCAGAAGGAAGGCAAGAAGCGGATGAAGACCGTCGGGCGGGTCGAGGTCCCGCAGGAGGCCTTCGTCGCGGCGCTGTCGACCTCCGAGTCGAGCGACAAGGGCGGCAAGGGCAAGAAGTAGCGCTCACGGGTTCCCGTACATGCGCTCCGCGGCGATGAAGACCGCGCAGCGGCGTTCGGCGGCCATGACGCGGTCGTACTCGGCCCAGTCGTCGTGGGTGCCGGTGGCCGCGACGAAAACGTCCCGCAGCAGCTGGGGGACGCCGTCGGCCGGGAAGGCGGGGTCCGGGTCGTCCGGGCCGATCAGGTGCGCGCCGCCCTGCACGGACGCCCACTCCCACCCGCGCCGGAACACGATCGTGCCCAGGCCGCTCTCGCGCAGCAGGGCCAGCTTGCGCGTGCCGCCGCGCGCGACGAAGCCGACGCTCTTCCGGCCGGTCACCGGATCGTCGATCAGCCCCGCGTTGACGACGGACGCGTGCACGGTGCCATCGGCCCGCGCGACGGCGATGGTGGCGAGCCCGTGCTCGGCCAGTGCGAGCTTGCCCACGCGTGACAGGTCAGTCATGACGCGACCGTATCCCTTTTCTAAGCTGAGGACATGTTCGAAGAACTGCACTTCCCGGTGCTCGTCGCGCCCATGGCCGGCGGGCCGACCACTCCCGAGCTCGTGGCGGCGGTGGTCGAGGCCGGGGGATCGGGCTTCGTGGCCGCGGGGTACCTCGGGGCCGACGCGCTGGCCGAGCGGATCGCGCGGACGCGCGAGCTGACCAAGGGCTCGTTCGGTGTCAACCTCTTCGTGCCCGGCGCTCGGTCCACTATGGACCTGAGCGACTACGTGGCCCGGATCGAGGCGGAGGCGCGCAGGTACGGTGCAGAGCCCGGTGAGCCGCGCTGGGACGACGACGGCTACTCGGTGAAGCTGGACCTCGTCGTCGAGCAGCGGCTGCCGTTCGTGTCGTTCACCTTCGGGTTGCCGTCGGCGGAGGACGTGGCGCGGCTGCACGAGGCCGGCAGCCGGGTGATCACGACCGTGACGAGCCCGGGCGAGGCGGTCCGCGCCGCCGAGGTGGGCGCGGACGCGTTGTGCGTGCAGGGTTTCGAAGCCGGGGCGCACCGCGGCCTATTCACCGACGACCCGGCGGACCCGGCCGGCGGCGGCAGCTACGGGCTGCTGGCGTTGCTGCGGCTGGTGTCGGCCGAGGTCGACCTGCCGCTGATCGCGACCGGCGGGCTCGTGCACGGCGCGGACGTGGCGGCGGTGCTCACGGCAGGCGCGGTCGCGGCCCAGCTCGGCACGGCCTTCCTGCGGGCGGACGAGGCCGGGACCCAGCCGGCGCACCAGAAGGCGCTGGCCGAAGGCGGCCGCGAGACGGCGTTCACGCGGGCCTTCAGCGGCCGCACCGCGCGGGGGATGGTGAACCGGTTCCTGAGCGAGAACTCCCCGGTCGCGCCCGCCGCGTATCCGCAGGTGCACCACCTGACCCGGCCGGTCAGGGCGGCGGCGGGCAAGGCGGGCGACCCCGAGGGGATCAACCTGTGGGCGGGGCAGACCTATCCGCTCGCGACCGCGGGACCGGCGGCGCAGATCTTCGCGCGGGTGCGTGAGGAGGCGCTGGCGGCGGTCGGCCGCGTGAAGCTCGGCTGAGCGCTCAGCCCGCGGCGGCGATCGGCATCGGCTCGGCCTTCACCCGGCGGTTCCTGCGCTTGCGGGTCGCGCCGGCGGTGAAGTAGCCCATGACGTC
Proteins encoded in this region:
- a CDS encoding ComEC/Rec2 family competence protein; this encodes MPAEARIPTWHDFRLVPSALVLWLGVLTGLLWSWWAALAGGVAAVAVASLLLWRWRATRPRWFAGAGALLLAGLLLAGPLAVRLHQAQHDPLSALGVHGATATLRVTVNERPKPIESAGYAGQQAGARSVVITATTQQAEAAGRPVGTRGRVVLLAPFQSWSSLLPGQDVTAKGSLALPRDADLTVAVVYVRGPPVAASGAPWWQRAAESTRAALRQACSVLSEDAAGLLPGLVVGDTSGVSPQVQREFKDAGLSHLMAVSGSNLAVVAGAVLLLLRVLRVGPRLSAVVAGLALVGFVILTGGEPSVLRAGVMGAIGLLALALGRQRSVLPALAAAVCVLVVYDPAMAVSFGFALSVLATAGLVLLAPRWAAAMTRHGVPPGLAEGLAIPLAAFLVTAPVIAGMAGQISVVSIAANILAAPVVAPATVLGVVTAVLALFWPAAAKLPALAAGPEAHWLLLVAHHASRVPGAVLPWPGGWWGGLLALVAVAVLVVVLRRPRLRVGLALALVCVLLVVVPVQVIAPGWPPAGWAMVACDVGQGDAEVLSTAEPGRAIVVDTGPEPGPVDECLGRLGVDRVPLVVLSHLHADHISGLDSVFDGRSVGAVAVGPGRMPAWAWRQVAQIAARHGVPLLELELGQRLDWPGLSLEVIGPLYVGSQQDDDADGTNINNTSIVLRALTSVGRVLLTGDVELLAQADLLDSGADLHAEVLKVPHHGSRFSNPRFLAAVAPRLALISVGAGNSYGHPSKSTVDSLVADGALVTRTDTDGDTAVIADSGEPAVVRRGK
- the rpsT gene encoding 30S ribosomal protein S20, coding for MANIKSQIKRIATNEKARQRNQSIKSSVKTAIRKFREAAEAGDKDKALELQQAAARKLDKAASKGVLHPNQAANKKSAMAKRANQL
- a CDS encoding VOC family protein, whose translation is MQVLTSRILLRPTDPERSTAFYRDVLGLAIYRTFPGGTVFFLGQGLLEVSGRADAAPAPNVAVWLQVRDLAAAVAELAGHGVTPDREPRLEPWGLREAWISDPDGLRIVLVEVPEDHPIRTDVRAP
- the holA gene encoding DNA polymerase III subunit delta; protein product: MTAPATTTSSLHLVLGEEELLVERAVRAALDSARLVDPAADMTRVRVSELTAPALAELVSPSLFSEGRVIVLDAAQDISQELADAVLSYLKSPADGVVLVVVHTGGGRSKAAKALPAALRKAGAQIADCPKITKPAERESFVRNEIRQAGGRIDASAVAALIDAVGSNLRELASAAAQLVADSGGKVDEEAVRRYHRGRADVTGFAVAENAVAGDRSAALESMRWAEQIGVPHVLVADALADAVRTIARVSAAGRGNPNQMAGELGMPPWKIRKAQGQARGWGAAGLNKAMAIVARVNAEVKGAAADPSYALERAILDLADARDLR
- a CDS encoding ComEA family DNA-binding protein — protein: MFEQTFPQAPESQARNRLRQLADQALAVEREPPLVGRLVERWVPPALTRSPARRRLTALIAVLAAVVVLVGGSVLLLGGSPPAEQAPLLPAARDSPPTAAASPSKAAESSLVVSVVGKVRSPGLVTVPSGARVADALSAAGGALDGTDITALNLARKLTDGEQLNVGVAAPPPTAPQQADASAAPGKLNLNTASAEQLDSLPGVGEVTAKRIIDWRTQHGSFSSVDQLQEVDGIGATKFSRLRDQVTV
- a CDS encoding DegV family protein is translated as MQVAVITDSTAHLPEGFAERSAIRVVPLHVLIDGEAALDGVDVGPGALAEALGQRRIVTTSRPTPGEFAKAFRAALDEGADAVVSLHLSSEISGTWESAVLAAQEVGPEVVRVVDSRGTAMGLGFAALHAAAAASAGANPEEVEKAAMSAVRASKTVFVVETLEYLRRGGRIGAAAALLGTALAVKPLLHIDDGRIQPLEKVRTMNRAMARLVDLAEQVAGDEPVEVAVHHLASAERAAELANRLEERLSIPDGCLVSELGAVIGAHTGPGVIGVVVQRDPAGLR
- the thrC gene encoding threonine synthase translates to MTAALSSTSTKRTLDLGPAVELVSKEEGHRQPLAPEFVSAEDFSPLEVAYDFGRVRREDIEAGPRNIWRYKKLLPVPSNVEEIPNTEPGCTRLVRADRLAKALGLKRVWVKDDTGNPTHSFKDRVVAVALAAAREFGFDTLACPSTGNLANAVAAAAARAGWQSVVLIPSSLERAKILTTAVYDGNLIAVDGNYDDVNRLATQLAAEHETWAFVNVNVRPYYSEGSKTLAFEVAEQLGWRLPEQIVVPIASGSQLTKVDKGFREFGKLGLVEETPYKVFGAQATGCSPVSTAFRNGHDVVQPVKPDTIARSLAIGNPADGPYVLDTVNRTGGAIEDVSDEEVVEGIRLLARTEGIFTETAGGVTVATAKKLIETGKLDPDAETVLLITGDGLKTLDAIEGQVGPKATVPPSVDAVRRALES